A region from the Excalfactoria chinensis isolate bCotChi1 chromosome 11, bCotChi1.hap2, whole genome shotgun sequence genome encodes:
- the FOXF1 gene encoding forkhead box protein F1 has product MTAEAQQALSSQPPPPAVHSSYGPMSSVAEKQPQNSAMDAASAAPSGPGGNSAPGSGGAPGSGGPKAKKTNAGIRRPEKPPYSYIALIVMAIQSSPSKRLTLSEIYQFLQSRFPFFRGSYQGWKNSVRHNLSLNECFIKLPKGLGRPGKGHYWTIDPASEFMFEEGSFRRRPRGFRRKCQALKPMYSMMNGLSFNHLPDSYSFQGSAGGLSCPPNSLSLEGGLGMMNGHLAGNVDGMGLAGHSVPHLPSNGGHSYMGSCSGSSAGDYPHHESSVPASPLLPGGGVMEPHSVYSSSASAWAPSASAALNTGASYIKQQPLSPCNPAANPLSSSLSTHSLDQPYLHQNSHNTAELQGIPRYHSQSPSMCDRKEFVFSFNAMASSSMHSAGSGSYYHQQVTYQDIKPCVM; this is encoded by the exons ATGACTGCAGAAGCGCAGCAGGCTCTGTCCTCTCAGCCCCCTCCTCCCGCGGTGCACAGCAGCTACGGCCCCATGTCCTCCGTGGCCGAGAAGCAGCCGCAAAACTCGGCCATGGACGCCGCCTCCGCCGCTCCCTCCGGGCCGGGAGGCAACAGCGCTCCGGGCAGCGGCGGAGCCCCGGGCAGCGGCGGCCCTAAAGCGAAGAAAACCAACGCGGGGATCCGGCGGCCGGAGAAACCGCCCTATTCCTACATCGCTCTCATCGTCATGGCCATCCAGAGCTCGCCCTCCAAGCGTCTGACCCTCAGCGAGATCTACCAGTTCTTACAGAGCCGCTTCCCTTTCTTCCGCGGTTCTTACCAGGGCTGGAAAAACTCCGTTCGCCACAACCTCTCTCTCAACGAGTGCTTCATTAAACTGCCCAAGGGGTTGGGCCGCCCGGGTAAGGGCCACTACTGGACCATCGACCCGGCCAGCGAGTTCATGTTCGAGGAGGGCTCGTTCCGCCGCCGGCCCCGAGGCTTCAGGAGGAAATGCCAAGCGCTGAAGCCCATGTACAGCATGATGAACGGGCTCAGCTTCAACCACCTCCCCGACAGCTACAGCTTCCAGGGCTCGGCCGGAGGGCTCTCCTGCCCTCCCAACAGCCTCTCCCTCGAAGGGGGTTTGGGCATGATGAACGGCCACTTAGCCGGCAACGTGGACGGGATGGGCCTTGCGGGACACTCTGTGCCCCACCTGCCCTCCAACGGCGGGCACTCCTACATGGGCAGCTGCAGCGGCTCATCGGCGGGGGATTACCCGCACCACGAGAGCTCCGTGCCCGCCTCCCCCCTGCTGCCCGGCGGAGGGGTGATGGAACCGCACTCGGTATATTCCAGCTCGGCTTCTGCGTGGGCTCCCTCCGCTTCGGCCGCCTTAAACACGGGAGCTTCCTACATCAAACAGCAGCCTCTGTCGCCTTGCAACCCCGCGGCCAACCCGCTGTCCTCCAGCCTTTCCACGCATTCCCTCGATCAGCCCTACCTGCATCAGAACAGCCACAACACCGCCGAGCTTCAAG GCATCCCGCGGTATCACTCCCAGTCTCCGAGCATGTGCGACAGAAAGGAATTTGTCTTCTCTTTCAACGCCATGGCCTCCTCCTCCATGCATTCAGCGGGCAGCGGCTCCTATTACCACCAACAAGTGACATACCAGGACATCAAGCCGTGCGTTATGTGA